Below is a genomic region from Hyphomicrobium nitrativorans NL23.
CAGGATCGTATGCGCGGAGAGATAGCGTCGGGGATCGGCGCGGGCGAAGTTGAGCCAGAGCTGGCCGTCGCTCGTGGTGGGGAGCACGGTCGCGCCGATGCGGACCGTTTCGACGCCTGTCTCCTGTCCGAATGCCAGCACGCCGCTTCCGCCCGAGGCGCGCACGAATGCCGTCGTTTCGCCCATGCCGGTGCGGAGCGCTTCGAGCACGAGGGTGGGCGCGAGCGTGTCGCCTGCGGAGACGAGGAGCGGGACGGAGCGGACGATCTGGTCGCGGGCGGGAAGCCAGTTGACGGCGCCTTCGCCGGCTGCTGCTGCGGCAAGCTCGGGCAGCGGCTCAATGGCGCCGGGAAAGCGCGGGACGAAGGTACGCGGATCGTCTCCCGCGGTGACCAAGGCCACTTTGGGTGTGCGAAGTGCGTTCGCGCGCGCGATGTCGCCTGCGAAGCCCAGTACGACCGGCAGTTTCGTCATCGCGCTGGCGAGGAGGGTGTCGTTGGACGGAAGCGCTGCGAGTTCCGCGACGATGGGTGCGAGTTCGCGGCGGGTCTCTGCCTGTCGGGCGAGGGCAGCCGGCGAGAGGCGGTCGGGCTCCGCAAGGATGAGGTCGATGGCGACGGTTTTCGCGCCGGAGTTGGCCAGGCGTTCGACGATGCGGGCGAGTTCGGAACGTGGCCAGGGCCATTGGCCGATTTTTGCGAGGGAGGCTTCGTCGATGTCGACGATGCGGACGGGAAATGTGGGGTCGGCTTCGCGCGGCTTGAGGTTGAGGTAGGTGTCGAAGACGGAGAGCCGGAGGCGTGCGACGGGGTCGGGATCGAGAATGCGTAGCGCAACGGCAAGCGCGAGCACGGTTGCGGTGAGGATGAAATGGAGCGAGAGGCAGGGGAGCCGACGTTTCATGGTGCTCCCCCTCCCGCGCGCCGATGTCTCCTGCCCGCGTCGTCAGACGACGACGGTGGCCTTCTGGCCCATCGCCTGCTGGATCGCGCGCAGCGGCGCGGATGCGCGCCACACGTTCTCGATGCGGAACTGCTCGTGGCCGCCGCCGAAGATCGTCAGCTTGGCGTCGATGTCGCTGGTGCCGAGACCGAGAAAGCCGAGGCCGAGGATTTTATGCGCGATCAGGTCGTCGCTGTTGCGGGTGAGACGGATGTGCATGACCGACCAGCTCTCGGGCGCGCGGCCGAGGATGCTCGAAAAGCGTTGCACGCGCTCCACCTGCGTGCCGCGGAAGCGCCAGTAAGAGAGGCGGTCCACGATGAAGACGATCACGAACCAGACGGCGAACAGGACCGACGACACGAGCATGTAGAACGCGAGGTTCATGTGCACGAGGAGGGCTGGCGGTTCGGCCCAGAATTCCCGCGTGTCCATGACGAAATATGTGCCCGCCGCAGCAGCGCCCATGAGGAGCAGCAGCAGGATCGCGTTGACGCCGCGCGCGCGGACGGTCGTGGCGACGATGACGACGAGAAGCACCAGCGTGAACGAGAGGCCGACCCATGCGCTTGGATGGATGAAGAGCGGTTTGATGCCGGCGCTGAAGTTCACCCGTTCGCCCTGGAAGTAGGTGAAGGCCGCGCAGAAATATCCGTAGGCCCAGACGACCCACCAATAGACGATGGGGGAGTGCGAATAGATGCGAATTTCCGGGCTGCCCTGTGGTGCGGGCGCGGCGGACTGATCGGACGGTGTGACCATGCGGGCCTTCCCCCCTTATCCCCAGAGCGTGATCAGTTTCGATTGAATCGGGATCACGCTCTGTCTCTTAGGTGAGACCAATGATTCACGTTTCAGGCTGGTAGGGCCTGAAGCGATCATGGTCTGCGGCCGGACTGTCGCACCGCCGTATGACAACTGTCAACGCGGGCCGAATGGGCGACGGTTAACGGTCAGTCCACCGTTGCGAAGAGGTCGTAGTCGTCGGCGCCGGTGACGCGGGCCTTTACGATGTCGCCGGGCTTCAGCGTGCGTGCGCTTTCCAGGAACACGGTGCCGTCGATCTCGGGCGCGTCCCACTTGGAGCGGCCGATGGCGCCATCAGGGCCGACTTCGTCGACGATGACGTCGATCTCGCTGCCGACGCGGGCGACCTGGATCTCCGCCGAAATTTCCTGTTGGGCTTCCATGAAGCGGTGCCAGCGCTCCTCCTTGACTTCCTCGGGCACGGCGCCCGGCAGTGCGTTCGCGGGGGCGCCTTCGACGGCTTCGTACTTGAAGCAGCCGATGCGGTTGAGGCGGGTCTCGCGCAGCCAGTCGAGCAGCATCGAGAAATCTTCCTCGGTCTCGCCGGGGAAGCCGACGATGAAGGTGGAGCGGATGGCGAGGTCGGGGCAGATCTCGCGCCAGCGGGCGATGCGCTCGGCTGTCTTCTCCTGGTGAGCCGGGCGGCGCATGGCTTTCAACACGGCGGGCGAAGCGTGTTGGAAGGGGATGTCGAGGTAGGGGAGGATGCGCCCCTCCGCCATCAGCGGAATGACGTCGTCCACGTGCGGATAGGGATAGACGTAGTGGAGCCGCACCCAGGCGCCGAGGTCTCCGAGCGCGCGCGTGAGATCGAGGAAGCGGGCCTTGAGCGGCGCGCCCTTCCACGGGGCTTCGGCGTATTTGATGTCGAGGCCGTAGGCGCTCGTGTCCTGGCTGATGACGAGGAGTTCTTTCACGCCCGCTTTCACGAGGCGCTCGGCTTCCGTCATGACGTGGTTCACGGGGCGGCTCGCGAGATCGCCGCGCAGGCTTGGAATGATGCAGAAGCTGCAACGATGGTTGCAGCCTTCCGAGATCTTCAAATAGGCGTAGTGGCGCGGCGTGAGGCGCAGGCCCTCGGGGGGTACGAGGTCGATGTAGGGATCGTGGAGCGGGGGCGCCGCGTCGTGCACGGCGGTGACGACCTGCTCGTACTGGTGCGGGCCGGTGACGGCGAGAACACCGGGGTGCACCTCGCGGATGCGGCCTTCCTCGACGCCCATGCAGCCCGTGACGATCACGCGGCCGTTCTCGGCCATCGCTTCGCCGATGGCATCCAGGCTTTCCTGCTTGGCGCTGTCGAGGAAGCCGCAGGTGTTGACGACGACCACGTCGGCGTTCGCGTAGTCGGGGGCGACCTGATAGCCCTCGGAGCGAAGCTTGGTGATGATGCGCTCGCTGTCGACCAGCGCTTTTGGGCAGCCGAGCGAGACGAAGCCGACCTTGGGGGCGGGCTTGACGGAGCGCGGGGCTGTGGCGGTCGGATCGCCGGGAGATTGGGATCGGGCGGTCATCTGGGGCCTTGGTTGCCGAAAAACGGCCTTCTAGCACAGGAGCGGGGGGCGTGGAGCCCTCTTGCTGACGCAGGCGGCCGGTCCGGTCATTTTGGCCTCGCGAATTTCATACGGCTGTTACGGAACAGTGAAAATTCTGCCGGATACGCGCGTCCGGCAAGCCCTCGGGCGTGCGCTCGCTCCGGCAAGGGAGGAGCCCATGGACGTCATTTTCTCGATCGGTCTGGTGGCAGGCGTTGTTTTGAACGCGCTGCTCGTGGTTACGCGCTTCAGCCGGCTTCAAATCTGGCCGTGCCCCGAAACGTGGAGCGCGGAGCAGGTGAGTTTTTGGACGCTCTTTCGCGTGACCAACGTTGCCGCGCTTGCGATCATTCTCTTCGGGATTACGCCGGGGCTGTTCGAGGTCCCGGTGCGGATCGCGGCGGCGGCCTTCGGCATCGTATGCTCCGGCTTTTATCTCTTTGCGTGTCTGGAACTCGGGCGCGAAAATCTCTACTGCGGCTCGGCGGGCCTCAAGGTGCGCGGCATCTACCGCTGGAGCCGCAATCCGCAATATGCGACGGCGATCCCCGGCTATCTCGCGGGTTCTGTGGCGGCCGGAACGGTGGAAGCATTGGTTCTGGCGGCTGTCGTGTCGCTCGTCTTCTTCCAGATGGCGATGCTGGAAGACCGATGGCTGAAAGAGACGTACGGGGCATCGTTCGATGCGTACCGGCAGCGCGTCTCTCGCTTCTACAACGTGCGCCGCGTGCGCTCGCTTGGGCGAAGCGCGCGGCGGAAAGCGCGCGCGGTTCTCCGCCACGCAGCGCTCGACGCAACGGGTGCGCGGAGATCCCGGGTGCCCGCGCGCCGGAACGCGATACGGCAGCGTTTTGGCCGTTGATAAGCTCTGCTGCGGCTTTCTCATTCGTCCCTTCAAAGGTTTACCCCCCAACGCGAATCGCGTTTCCCTCTCTTTGAGACGAAGGCTGAAGATAGGCGTGCCGCTTGTCCTCGGGGTTTTTCCTTAGGTTTGCGCTGTGCGGTCCATTGGCCGCGAGATTTCGCGTTTGCAGGCTCGGTGCGCCGCTCGCGATTTAGGCGCGCAATTTATCAGGCGGGGTTATGGGGCGTCCGACGCGGCAAGCGGTTCTGTTCTTCTTTGCTGGAAGCGTGATGCTTTCGGCCGGTGCTGCGGGCGTCCGCGCCAACGACCCGTGCGTTGCGAACGGCACGACGCTCACCTGCAGCGGCGATCAGTCGGACGGTGTGGCGGAGTGGAGCGGCGCGTTCGAGACGCTGCTCGTAAATTCTCTCAGCGGGGCGATTGAGACGTCCAGTCTGTCGGGCATCTATTTCGTGACCAACGGCCAGCCCATGACGCTGCGCAGCAGTACGGGGCCGTTCGGCGTTTCTACGACCGGCGACGACGCGCCGGGAATCGAGGTCGCTTCCCGCGTGACCATCATCAACGGAGCGCACAGTTTCACGTCGGCCGATGTGGTCGTTTTCAGCGACGATACGATCGTGACAACGGGCGAGGAGAGTTACGGCATCGGGTTCGATGTCGTGACCGCCATTGTCGAAGCGACTGCGACCGCGGATGTCTCCGCGACCGGGGCCAGCATCAACGCGACGAGTACGGGCCGTATCTCGACATACGGCGAGTTCGCTCACGGGATCGACGCGTTTACCGCGGTGTCCGCCTCAGCCACCATGCCCGGGAGCCAGGCCGCCGTGGTGGGCGGCGACGTGACGGTTCGAGCCAATCGCGTGCAGACATTCGGCGACGAAGCTAAAGGCGTGTTTCTCCGTCAGAACCTTTCGGCGATCGGTGACGTGTTGGCGACGTCTACGGGAGGGCATTTGGCCGTCAGCTCGGGCATCGTGACCACGCGCGGTGTGTATGCGACAGGTGTGGGCGTTTCCTCGACGGCGTGGTTGCAGGGGGGCAATGCCTCGGGGAGCGCGGCTGCGATCACGATCGAAAGCGAGACTGTCGAGACTTTCGGCGACTTTGCCAACGGC
It encodes:
- the rimO gene encoding 30S ribosomal protein S12 methylthiotransferase RimO, which translates into the protein MTARSQSPGDPTATAPRSVKPAPKVGFVSLGCPKALVDSERIITKLRSEGYQVAPDYANADVVVVNTCGFLDSAKQESLDAIGEAMAENGRVIVTGCMGVEEGRIREVHPGVLAVTGPHQYEQVVTAVHDAAPPLHDPYIDLVPPEGLRLTPRHYAYLKISEGCNHRCSFCIIPSLRGDLASRPVNHVMTEAERLVKAGVKELLVISQDTSAYGLDIKYAEAPWKGAPLKARFLDLTRALGDLGAWVRLHYVYPYPHVDDVIPLMAEGRILPYLDIPFQHASPAVLKAMRRPAHQEKTAERIARWREICPDLAIRSTFIVGFPGETEEDFSMLLDWLRETRLNRIGCFKYEAVEGAPANALPGAVPEEVKEERWHRFMEAQQEISAEIQVARVGSEIDVIVDEVGPDGAIGRSKWDAPEIDGTVFLESARTLKPGDIVKARVTGADDYDLFATVD
- a CDS encoding methyltransferase family protein, whose translation is MDVIFSIGLVAGVVLNALLVVTRFSRLQIWPCPETWSAEQVSFWTLFRVTNVAALAIILFGITPGLFEVPVRIAAAAFGIVCSGFYLFACLELGRENLYCGSAGLKVRGIYRWSRNPQYATAIPGYLAGSVAAGTVEALVLAAVVSLVFFQMAMLEDRWLKETYGASFDAYRQRVSRFYNVRRVRSLGRSARRKARAVLRHAALDATGARRSRVPARRNAIRQRFGR